Proteins from one Diorhabda carinulata isolate Delta chromosome 10, icDioCari1.1, whole genome shotgun sequence genomic window:
- the LOC130898731 gene encoding peptidyl-prolyl cis-trans isomerase sig-7: protein MSVVIETTLGDITVDLYTSERPRACLNFLKLCKIKYYNYNLFHTISRGFIAQTGDPTGSRSGGESLFGVLDGSNKRYFESENEPRIKHTKMGLLSFVGNDERMIGSQFFITLGEDLTYLDQKHCVFGEVVEGFDILEELNEVICDVDDRPYQDVRITHTIILDDPYPNPGKLTVPSRSPSPSAERLQGGRIAPDEEIDETEGKTAQEIAEVQAEREAKARATILEMVGDLPDAEMAPPENVLFVCKLNPVTTDDDLEIIFNRFGKIVSCEVIRDRKTGDSLQYAFIEFSDRKSCEDAYFKMDNILIDDRRIHVDFSQSVSKVKWLGKGRGVEHFDEKGRRTRNPNNSIGKGNYKINRHYSEDTTEDGRQDLSIKNKEINPTSQSTRNRTTAHSPVEDADKENNSKRQKDKYEERDSRKHHRETNDEPHREYHRYKDSSSRSERQNSPRKSYSRENFDRDRRRSNRDRSRSPNRIENSRNYRNRSSREQRRNSPFRREEDSRRYGRDTTRSSREYYHSRNKYENKEKHRKSRSRSYDKRTVRNTDSGYHRNKASSSKTSERNGKSNDHEKSNSGHDKQSQIKDTKQIQTRTDSESSESEIEKRKHKYKVNSRKKENDKKSKKKKVESSSDSDSSEDSDKSKEAKNLSNKKIKKRNISSSDSSGSSDSSESESSSDSEEDDKKMRRRKKRKCKSSSDSDISEKRKKNKKKK, encoded by the exons atgtCTGTGGTAATTGAAACTACCTTAGGCGATATAACAGTCGATCTATATACTTCTGAACGACCCAGAGCTTGCCTAAACTTTTTGAAGCTGTGtaagataaaatattacaattacaatttatttcatacCATAAGTCGAGGTTTTATAGCACAAACTGGTGATCCAACAGGTTCTCGAAGTGGCGGAGAATctctttttggtgttttagatggATCGAATAAAAG gTACTTTGAGAGTGAGAATGAACCAAGGATAAAACACACAAAAATGGGTTTGCTTTCATTTGTTGGCAACGATGAGCGCATGATAGgttctcaatttttcattacattaggAGAAGATCTCACATATTTAGATCAAAAGCACTGCGTTTTTGGGGAAGTGGTAGAAGGTTTTGACATATTAGAAGAATTAAATGAAGTAATTTGTGATGTTGACGATCGACCATATCAAGATGTGAGAATAACCCATACAATTATCTTAGACGATCCTTACCCGAATCCTGGAAAATTAACGGTGCCGTCAAGATCGCCATCTCCTAGCGCAGAACGTCTACAAGGCGGAAGAATAGCTCCGgatgaagaaattgatgaaacaGAAGGGAAAACGGCACAAGAAATCGCTGAAGTTCAAGCAGAAAGAGAAGCGAAGGCTAGAGCTACAATATTAGAAATGGTCGGCGATTTACCAGACGCCGAAATGGCACCACCAGAAAATGTTCTCTTCGTTTGCAAATTGAATCCCGTGACAACTGACGAtgatttggaaataattttcaacagaTTCGGTAAAATTGTGTCTTGTGAAGTGATCAGGGATCGAAAGACTGGCGATTCTCTACAATATGCTTTCATAGAATTTTCAGACCGCAAATCGTGTGAGGATGCTTATTTTAAAATGGACAATATATTAATAGATGACAGAAGAATACATGTGGATTTCAGTCAGAGTGTTTCCAAAGTGAAATGGCTGGGTAAAGGAAGAGGAGTTGaacattttgatgaaaaaggAAGGAGAACAAGGAATCCTAACAATTCAATAGGCAAAG gtaattacaaaataaatagacATTATAGTGAAGATACTACAGAGGATGGCCGTCAAGATTTGtctataaaaaacaaagaaataaaccCAACGTCTCAGTCTACAAGAAATCGCACCACGGCTCACTCACCTGTAGAAGATGcagataaagaaaataattcaaagcGTCAGAAAGATAAATACGAAGAAAGGGACTCGAGAAAACATCATCGGGAAACAAACGATGAACCCCATCGAGAATATCACAGATACAAAGATAGTTCGTCTAGATCGGAGAGACAAAACTCACCTAGGAAAAGCTACAGTAGAGAAAATTTTGACCGGGATAGACGTAGGAGTAATAGAGACCGTTCGAGGTCTCCCAATCGTATTGAAAATTCCAGAAACTATAGAAATAGATCGAGTAGAGAACAAAGGCGTAATTCCCCATTTAGACGAGAAGAAGACAGTAGAAGATATGGACGCGATACGACTAGATCGAGTAGAGAATATTATCATTCgagaaacaaatatgaaaacaaaGAGAAACATAGGAAAAGTAGATCGCGCAGTTACGATAAACGTACTGTACGGAATACGGATTCGGG ATACCATAGGAATAAGGCGTCTTCATCGAAAACTTCGGAAAGAAATGGCAAATCAAATGATCATGAAAAAAGTAACAGTGGACATGACAAACAAAGTCAAATAAAAGATACAAAACAAATTCAAACACGAACAGATTCTGAATCTTCAGAaagtgaaattgaaaaaagaaaacacaagTATAAAGTAAATAGTAGAAAGaaagaaaacgataaaaagagtaagaagaaaaaagtagaatcaaGTTCAGACAGTGATTCTTCTGAGGATAGTGACAAATCGaaagaagcaaaaaatttatcgaataaaaaaattaaaaaaagaaatatatcatCATCAGATTCAAGTGGGAGCAGTGATTCCAGTGAAAGTGAATCAAGTAGTGATAGCGAAgaagatgataaaaaaatgagaagacGCAAAAAGAGAAAATGTAAAAGTAGTTCGGACAGTGACATTAgcgaaaagagaaaaaagaataagaagaaaaaataa
- the LOC130898736 gene encoding alpha-amylase-like, whose translation MIKLFIGDSILVVLIMTLNVYVVFIQIISINYALGQFDPHFTGNKNVIVNLFEWKWSDIAKECENFLQYNGYGAVQTSPPNENLILPNRPWYERYQPVSYILKTRSGNEDDFKDMTKRCNAVGVRIYADAVINHMAAADGVGTAGSISSSKAGHFTAVPYGPGDFHERCGINNYQDRENVRNCELNELRDLNHAKKYVREKICDYLNNLVDNGVAGFRIDAAKHMWPEDLYQIIQCVKNLSTAHGFKPNERPFVYQEVIDLGGESSKATDYTHIGAILEFKYCSKLSNIFKGNDKLTYLSGWGVPWGFLDKGIAVVFVDNHDKQREEGHLTYKNSKKYKMANAFMLAHPYGIPKVMSSYAFDNSFQGPPKDINHNLLSPITAKNTCGNGYICEHRWRQVYNMVKFKNLVGDSPITNWWSNGDQQIAFSRDKIGFVAFTNWGDLKAKLQTGLRKGKYCDVISGDVDNGKCTGKTVVVEQDGKADINLLANDEDGVLCIHINSRIS comes from the exons atgataaaattatttattggtgATTCCATATTGGTAGTTTTGATCATGACGTTGAACGTGTATGTtgtgtttatacaaattatatcaattaattatgCTCTGGGACAATTCGATCCTCATTTTActggaaataaaaatgtaattgtgAATTTGTTTGAGTGGAAGTGGTCTGATATTGCCAAAGAATGCGAAAACTTTCTTCAATATAATGGATATGGAGCAGTACAG ACCTCACCTCCTAACGAAAATTTGATCCTACCCAACAGACCTTGGTACGAAAGATATCAGCCGGTcagttatattttgaaaactagatCAGGTAATGAAGACGATTTCAAAGATATGACAAAGCGATGTAATGCAGTAGGAGTAAg GATATACGCTGACGCAGTTATCAATCACATGGCGGCAGCTGATGGTGTCGGAACAGCAGGAAGTATTTCCAGTTCCAAAGCTGGACATTTCACTGCAGTGCCTTATGGGCCCGGAGATTTTCATGAAAGATGCGGGATTAACAATTATCAAGATCGAGAAAATGTTAGAAACTGTGAGCTAAATGAGCTTAGGGATCTTAATCAC gCCAAAAAGTACGTCAGGGAGAAAATATGTGATTATCTCAATAATTTAGTTGATAATGGAGTAGCAGGATTTAGAATTGATGCCGCCAAACATATGTGGCCTGAAGATctctatcaaattattcaatgtGTGAAGAATCTTAGTACAGCGCACGGCTTCAAACCTAATGAACGCCCTTTTGTGTATCAGGAAGTTATTGACTTGG gAGGTGAATCATCTAAAGCAACAGATTATACACACATTGGAGCTATATTAGAATTCAAATATTGctcaaaattatcaaacatATTCAAGGGAAATGATAAATTGACTTATTTATCTGGATGGGGAGTCCCTTGGGGCTTTTTGGACAAAGGTATCGCCGTTGTATTTGTAGATAATCATGATAAGCAGAGAGAAGAGGGTCACttaacatataaaaatagtaaaaagtacAAGATGGCTAACGCGTTTATGTTAGCTCATCCGTATGGGATTCCTAAAGTGATGTCTAGCTACGCtttcgataatagttttcaAG GCCCACCCAAAGACATTAACCACAATTTGCTATCTCCAATTACTGCTAAGAATACTTGTGGAAATGGATATATTTGTGAACATCGTTGGAGACAGGTTTATAATAtggttaaatttaaaaatctagtCGGCGACTCTCCAATAACAAATTGGTGGTCGAATGGCGATCAACAAATAGCTTTCTCTAGAG ataaaattggTTTTGTTGCATTCACCAATTGGGGAGACCTAAAAGCGAAACTACAAACAGGTCTTCGTAAGGGAAAGTATTGTGATGTAATATCGGGCGATGTTGATAATGGAAAATGTACTGGAAAAACTGTTGTAGTCGAACAAGATGGGAAAGCCGACATCAACCTATTGGCAAATGATGAAGACGGAGTACTGTGTATTCATATAAATTCTAGAATTTCTTAA